A segment of the Colletotrichum destructivum chromosome 3, complete sequence genome:
GCTTATCTCTATAGCTAAGCCCCTTATAAGCCCTTTAATGCTCCTATTAACACTAAGGCTATTAGATTAGGCCTACAAAAGGCAGTCtagaagtaaagaagctAAAGGATAGGCATCTGCGTTATCTGCAGTAGCATAGTTAACGCTAAGGAAGATAAAGGATCTAGCTAGCTAACTAAAGCTATTTATAGAGCTAAATAATAATGCCTCTACTTAACACCTTCTgtttataaaggtaaaaaaaggctttaaTAAGCAGGCATATAAGCTAGCTACTACCTAGCATAAGCTAAAGCTTCTGCAGGCAAAGGTTACAAGCACTGCAGttaaaaaaagaaaggcagTCTAGCTAGATCCAAACACTAAGTTCGCTAACATtaaggacatccagaaggcccaAGTTGAGGCTAGCaaaaaagaggatattacAGATAGATCCAGCAAGTCTAATATACCTAGTAAAGCTaaaagctgtattgtagtagcATCTAGGCCTAGTTAGTAATTAATTGAACATACTAATGTTAGTAGGAATGCCCtcgtttttgggggggccaaatgtgggggggggccaaatgtgggtgcttgacgttacCAAACTAACGGCTTAGTCCATCATGTGATTCTTCGACGATTATTCAATAACAGGCTCAAGGTTGAAGTATTGAAGAGGTGTGACTCATCCTCTTGGAGTGTGCTAGCTAAGAGTACATTCTGCTTCAAACATCGGTCGTTGCTATGTAAACGGTCAGAAACACTGAGCTCTAGGGAAGGGTTCTCACTTCTCATCCAGTGTCCAAGATGTAGTTGAGAAGTAGGAGTGAGTGAAGCATGATGAATGCAGTACTTCCAAGGAGCAAATAATAGCAACTCAATATGAAAACATGCCATATCAGAGAGTTTGAAGGCATAAAGAGGAGTCTCCATGACCTGTTGCCATTTAAATCCCATTTTCGGAATTTCTTTGCACTCCAAGCTATTGAAGTTCTGTCATACTATTCCTCGCTTTCCGCCTCAAGCCAGCCTGTAATCTAGTATCTTGTAACTTCCTGCAGCTTTTCGTTTGTGAAAAGGGAATTGTTAAAACTTTCGAGTTTGTGAGAAAGTTTAAGCAGTTTACAAAAGCATTCATGCAATTGAATTGTTCTCTACGTTCTTGAAACATAGCTTGTGGTAATTTTACTATGTAACTGCTGCTCGAGTACTGCATTTTCAGTCTGTTTTCTAGCTAACCCACTGTTGCAAGAAGCAGCCTATACAACGCCATCAGTGAAGCCCTGACTGTTTTGACTTGGTGCTAGACACACAAGTTTACGAAACGGCAATGTGACATACCAGCAAAGAGGAATAGAGTAAATACTAAACAAGTACTTGCAATGCTACAATAACGGTTGACATAAGGCTTCCCATACTGTGAGTCAACCAACATGAATGAGTCTACACAACTGTCTGTCAGGGCGACATAAGCTTTCATCATTCTGAGCATATGAAGTATTAACCATGATGGGAACTATGAGACTAAGCTCTCACGTGTGTTTTGTGATAACGTCCTCATAGGAAGTTGTAGAAAGCTTCCAGTATTCTCAGCACTTGACTTCGTACTCGGCTGACGACATCATCTTTCCTCATCGAAGCTTTAGGATACTGTGGTTTGGCAAAATAAAAAAGGTCACAGGCCTGTTTTCAAAGTAGAGACAAGCACACTGTAGGAACTCTGCAGTTTAGATCCGGGAGAACACAATGGAGGTGAAACAATAAGACTAGGAACGTAGCCTAAATGAGGCCGCTGCATTCTGCCCATCAGTTTCTGTATCCTGTGTGACGTTACTCTGTGCCTAAAAATATCTGTGCCTCAAGATAGTTGTAATTTCTCTGAAATTCCTTCCGACTCCCTTCTAAGCAAAATTGGCGTCATGAAATGGAATTCGCCCGTTCGGTCTAAAATCTACCCGAGACGTAAATAAATTTGGGAAGGGTGTGAACGGGTCTGGGAATGCTTGGCTCGAGAGCCATGAAATGACATGGTGTGATTATGCATGAAGATAATCGATGTGATGATACTTCGAATCATTTTTGACTCATCACAAACTCAGTCAAGATATTCTTGAATCCTTATTCTACCACCATTTATCAAGTTTAATCAACTACCAATTTAGAATCTAGACTTCTTGAATTTCTTTGAAATTTCTGTACCAGCTTGTGAGTGCGTCACCGCTAGACTTCGTCCCAAGGCGAAGTGACATTGCCCTCATCCTGTGACACAAAACCACTTGCGTCTGAATCACCGAACTTAATTAAGACTAGATAGGGATTTAAATGGGACGCAGCTTTAAGCCATAGTTTGATTTGATCCGCCGTTCCCGTCTGCTGGGGTCACGTGCTCAAAATGCCATTCGTTGCTGATGATCTAACTACATTGACGAACTACAATATCCGTATCATCTGAAAAGTATTATTTACCTGTATTCTTAAACAAATTAAGATAGGTTTAATCTTAGAATACAAAGAAGATAACGCATCATGGGCGACTACGAATTTTATCGGAGGAAGCGGCAGTTTCGCCGTGGACAATTGAAAAGATAGGAAACGAAATGCAAAAGAAAATTGCGATTCCTGACTAGGACTGACTCAAATAATATCCAGGTCGTCATGACTAGTTTAATGAGCATGATTCAGGACCTCATTCCGGAGGTCAAAACAAGGGATGGGCTCAGGAATGGGATGCCTAAGGGGTGCTGCAAGGGATAGTCTTCCCACGCCACCTGGCCACATGAAGATATAAGTTACTCATCCTGTTTCCGCAATTCTTATTGCTTGTGGAAGTTGAAATGGTCATGAAGGACACTTGGCTGGTCACGGAACATTGGTCATCATCGCCAGGTCATCTTGCTGCTCGGTGAGTCCCTGATCCATGTCAATCATGAATAACAATCAAACCATCGGCTCTAGAGCGTCAATCTGACAGCAAAGTCAACTAACTGGAATGGTTGCTCTTATCCCTATCCAAAAAGTGCCTGAACGACCTGAGCCCAATCCGCATCTCCGTAAGCACCAGGAATGCGATGCCCATCAAAGAGGCCAGCGAGAACAACGCGGTCCGATTGCTTGCCTTCCCAAGGATGCCCTCCATGCTGAGCGATGATGTTGTCGTACACAAGAACATCTCCTTGTTTCCATTGGTGGAGAACCGTGATTTCGTCTGTTATCTTTGCCGGGTGCTGCAGTTAATTGTCTGGGATCGGGCTGCCATCGCCATAAAGCTGTCTTGTGACCTCTTTTCGCGACCCGACGGTCCCCTGTTTGTTTTTCCAGTAGGCAGCCAGTCCGGTGAAGAGGGTTGGAAGGTCCGTCTCTGGCTGAGTACGGATCGCGGGCAATCTGTGTGTTAGAACCACGCCGTCTTTAACCCATTCCCACGTAGTATGTTTTCCTCTCCTGTACCGTGCAATTTGATGCATGATCTTATTGCGCTTCAtttcgtcatcgtcatcatcagaGAAATCTTTGCCAAAAGCTTGCCGCAGAGTTGACCCGCCCGCGTATTGTTTATTGAACTTGTACGTGACTTTGCTCAATATCCCCTTCTGAGCAAGCTCGTCAATGAAGTCAGGTATCTCCTCTCGAGCTCAGTGGAAAAGCTCCAGAGACGATGATATCGGGGTTTCTCCTCAATTTGATGGAGCCTTTtggctgaagaagaaaatgTACTCAGGGGCATGGGGGATCTGGGGTGACTCGTTGTGGTTGTAAATTAGAACTTCCTTTGGACTTTCATTCGCAGGTGCCACGTTAGGCGCCAGAAGTGGTCTGTCGACAACGATGCCGATAATCTCGTGTGGTTTGTACCCAAAAGAATGGGCAAATATGCTGAATTCTTCGGCATCCTGGATCGGTAAGTCTCGAAAGAGAAGAGTCCCGTGGAGAGCCAGCTTTTCGGTGAGTAGCCCGCCTTGAGCTTGGAGGGACTTGATTGTTTGTATGACCTCATGCAACTTAATGTCGTTACTGTGACTTGAAGGCCTCGATGCCAGTGGGTCTATGGTATCGCCGGGATGTGGCGCGCCGAGAATACGCTGGTTCGTGCTTGGAAGTTCGAACGACTCGAAGGAAAAGGTTGTAGAAGAGCTCTTGCCCAATACCAAATCCACTGGCCCTTGACGTGGGACGGACGTGATTGACGCAACCATGCCGGCGAGAGGTAAAGGGACTTTCAAACAAAAACGAAGAGTTGATCAAGAGCCAAGAGGCGAGTGTTTGGATGGTTCGGCGAGGGTACCAAGAGCAAACAGTCCAGGGACAGGCGGGATAGTGTTGCGTTGCAGTATCGAAatcatgttgatgatggtgagtGGAAAGCGGCGGTCAAACAGTGTTCGACGTGTGATGTGCCAAAACAATTTAACATCGCACGCCAAAATCACGCAATCTTCGTCTTACCACACCATCGACCCAGTCTGTATGAGCAACACACGAGGGAAAGAGGATGACACCCATAACGTTCATTGCTTGATCATGAATATACTTATATTGAAGATTTATTAGCTGCTTGTCTCGGAGTGTGGGTTACGTCCTGACAATCAGCTACTTGATCATGATAAAAGCTGTGCACAAGCTCTAGGAGCAGGACCCAAAGTTGAAGATGAAATCTTATAGCGCCAGGACCGATGATTCTGGCTCACATTTCACTTTCATATGAGTATGACATTAAATGCGAGATATGTATGACGGTCTCACGATCTGGTCAAAACTGACAACGTCGTACAGCTTGCTGCTTTGGTGCATCGGCCGATAGAAGCATTTTGAGCTCCCTCACAAAAAGGACAATGCCAGCGGGGTTGCAGAAACCATGTTGAGTTGCCATGAGTCAAGTACAAGATAGAGACTTCCGCAAACATAATATCTGCAACCAGTCTAATGACTTTCACTTCCCGTCGATGAGTAGCTAGCTTCTGGGCCACTTTTATGAAAGCTTGATGTGATTGAGAGTTATGTGACTATAATTATCTTCGACGAGATGGTGTGCGTGATTTCAAATGACTTTCTTGGCTGAAAGCTTTGCCAGCATTTAACAGAAGACTATTGCGTAAATCGCAAATATGTATACTACACGTAAGTATATCAAGACAGCATGAGTCGATGCTAACGCGCCGGCAGGCCTTAACTTGTTGCGACATAGGTGCAGATAGCAACTCCAGTCTGCCACTGGAATTTTGATTGATTCAACACACGAGCGGGAAAAGCGACTGGCATATGAAAACTTTCTCAGAGCTCAAGATATCGTTTATCCCACATGGTCCGAATGGAACTTACTTGTAGGTCGGCAAACACTCCAATTCGTTCCTAGAATCGCTAATCAATTAGGCTTTACTGGTCAAACTCTAATGATCCTAGCTCGAAATCTCCGCCTTTTGCAAAATGAAGTCTATTTGCATCCAACCGCACAGACACACGGGCTGATTAGTGTTTCTTAATTGCCTCAGGAGGGGAAACCTTTGGCTGTTAGTAATGTTCCTATCTCCCCGAGTGCTATGCAAACGTAAATAAAGCGTCTACCGAGCATCCTGGATGGATGTGTTTCCCTTGCCTCCATAGTCTCTTATTGTTTCTCTGCTATAGTAGTCACGCATGTGTACTTTTTTGTCCGCCTCTCAGTCCTGCTTGCGTTACAAATCTCATCATGAGTTCAGCAGGGACGTCAAGTCAGACCTCCAACGGTCTTGGCTTCGATGATTTCTTTCCAACATGCGCAGTGAGTACGCCATGTCAGCGAAGTCGGCCCCCGGCAATCATTTTCCGGCACTCAATCTGACAACAAATCCATGACAGAATTCCTGCGTATCGGAAACTCTGGCCTCAGTGCCCAGTCTGGATGTGACAGCAAGATATTTGTGTGACGTGACTCGGTTACATGAGGCAGTCAGTTGTAGTTTCCAGAGATGCTCCATAATCGATGGGTTCCGTAAGTATCATGGCGATGTGCTGCTTGTGAAAAACGTATTCCACCCTTAGTGGCCGGACTGACAGAAATAGAAACCCAGAGACTCCTGTTCGATGTTTGCGGCTTGCCCAGACGAGACAGCGGGTCGTCAGCCACAGCCAGCGCAGTCGCTGGAGCaatcgtcgccgtctccaGCGTTGCGGTCCGCGAGTACTCCCAGCTCACGCGCGTTGACTACAAGATCGGGCTCGACGATTACGCTTTGGTATTTAGTATGGCATGTTCACTGATAGTTGGGCTTTCAATATGGGCTTCAATGAGCTAATTCAATACAGTTACTGTCGGTGCCAATGAGTATCTTGGTTGTGATGGGTAAGACGGGCGGGCCCTTCTTCCTTCAGCTTCGGCCTGACTTTCTGACGCAGCTGTTCACAATGGCCTCGGGAAAGATATATGGACGCTCACTCCTGAACAGATTAACGAGTTTTTCAGGGTAGGATGCATCCTTTCCCTGCGTTCAAATATGATGATTTTTAGCACGGTCTCCTATTCTCGCTGACTCGGGCTAGCTCTTCTACATTTCAGAACATTTCTATGCGTTCACGGTAATGTTTGCCAAGACCaacttcttgttcttctACCTCCGCCTCTTCTCAGACGAACGATTCCGCCGTTTGACATGGGCTATAATATGGACTTGCATCTTTTCGGCTATATACTTTCTCGTAGCTACCTCAATCCAATGTTGGCCCATCAGCTACACCTGGACGAAATGGGATGGCGAGCAGTCGGGGCACTGCCACGACATCAACATTCAAACTTGGGTTCATGCTAGTGTGAATATCATACTGGACGTTGTGGTGGTTTCCTTGCCAATCTCCCAAATAATGAGACTCAATTGGCGCTGGAAACAAAAGTTGGGAGCGGGTATGATGTTTGCCGTTGCGCTTCTGTAAGCCAACTGCTTTGAAACTGGGTTAGTCTAATAAGGGACAGATGCTGACCTGATGACTGATAGGATCACCTTTGTCTCGATTCTGCGACTGAAGACCATCAAAGCCTTCATGAAAACTTCAAACCCTACTTGTAAGTGGATGGGCGATGTCGTCACACATTGGCGAGCATTAAATTGACTGGGAATTTCGAATAGGGGACATAGTGCCTATATCCAACTGGTCCTTCGTCGAGTTGAATGGGTTCATCTTTTGCTCTTGCATGCCTGCCTTTAGGAATTATTTTCGTCGAATCTTCAGGCGCAGAAGAGGGGACCTGTCACTCGGCAACAGAGGACGACTACGGACTGTTGTGGACAGAGCTATCCAGCCCGGAGGTCAGTTGTACGAGATCGCTTCAGTTGACGTCGATCACGATGATGGCCCTGATGAATCACTACAAGAACTTAGCCAGATCGACTTGGGTGTCGGGCATCTCCCCGCCGATGTTCCAGCCATGGAGAGTGACCAAGGCGCTTCTAAAACATCTGCAACGGAACACGCAGATCACGATAAAAATTCGGTCGAGATGGATCTTACAGACCTCTACCACCTGTCATCTCTGATATTCGAGAGTGTACAGGAGAACGCCAGGACGCCACGAAGAAAATACGCAAACAAGCAagaggccgaagaagaaCGGAAAAAGTAGAGGATGATGACAGGAAGAATAAATCTCAGATAAAACACCGGCAGACGGAGTACCAGATGGTGATGCCCCAACTGATTACGGTATTGTTCGCGGAAGAGGGAGTATCCGGTTGCATACCTTGAGAGACGTAAGATCTACCATTCCGAACCCGAATAGGCATGTTGAAATCACGAGCAATACTCATGACAGCTGCCCTAACTCTAGTGGAAACAAAAACATGTCAGGAGTGGCATGCCAAGAAAGAATTCCACTAAATGTAAACCGTAGCAGGGTCGGAGTTGGAGAAGGATTCATTCAAGTCACTGTCAACTGTTGTCTAAGCGAGGCATGCTACTGACAGATCGTGTCGGCGACGTTCAGCGGCACATCTACCTTTCCTGCATGCACATCAGACTAAATGCCAGGATCAAGAGTTGAATTTGAAGTCGCGAGTACAGCAGGACCATTTGTTCAAGCTAACGTAAGGTAGCAACACAATTACGCAGTACGCCCTTGCCCACACACCATTCCAAGATCTCAGTCCGCCTCTGCAGCTCGTACGCAGGCGTTCAAGATGCCAGCAATCGGCATTCTCGGCGGGGAAGGAGAATCCCCCCAACCCCATGCTTCCCTAAGCTGGGCCTGTCTAGTAATTGTCAGCCTATGGGATGTCAGTGGGTCAAACAAGATGACTGCCTTACATTGCCCGTGTCGGCCATCCTAGCCGTCTATCGGTCTTGACGAGGATTCTGTATAGCTCCTCCTGTTCTTCTCGATCCGTGAACCGGCCTCCTGCCATTGCTATAGCCAGGCACGCATTTCTGGCGAGGCAAAAGTCAGGTCCGGGCTTTGGAATCGATGTGATGAGTAGTGGACCGGGGCACTTACACATAAGCTGGAGCCGTCCGTTCGTTGGCCTGTAAGTGAGAAGAAATACAGTCAGATTGGGCTCCTTGGAAACCAACACACAGGACTAATAGCTTACCTCTGCAAGACCACAAACTGTTCGAACGGCTAGCTTCAGTTCTCCTTCCATCGCCCTAAAGGGAGCGCCGTATCTTGGGGCCTTTGGGTTGTGGGCAATCAACAGCATCCGAGACAGATGGTAATTCTGCAAgccggtgacgacggcgtcagTGATATACTGTTCTTCCGGAAGGAACTTGGTCTCCGGATTTGTCCACATTGCCTCAAAATACCACGGCTTCCCCTTCCACCAAGCATCAAGGTCGTCCCTGAGCCGCATGTAGCTTCTTCTGTGATGATTCTCTCGACCATAGCAGTGACTGAGGCACGTGGCACAGATGGCAATGACTCGGTTGGCATAGGAGCAATCCATGGCATTCTCGTCCCTTTCGCCCAGTTCCAGTAGCTTTCTGATGCTAGGGAAGAAGTTGGGATGGACGGCTCGTTTTTGCACAAAGGCCATGTAAATCTCCTGCCTCAGTGCGAGCCAAAACGCAGAGAGTCGCAAGCTGCTGAATTCAGCAGCATTCTCCTGGGCGGCCAACAGGATCCGCGTGCCCATCAGATGCGACTCGAGGTTCATAGACCCAGGGTCGACTTCTTCGGTAAAGCGGAGGATGACgaccgccgccaggaggttGTCGTCGACTACAGCGGTCGAGGACGAAAGTGCCGGTATGAGCGATCGGAGGCATCTTTGGTGGTACCGATCTGCAATGACTCCATCAACGCCCATTGTCCTGCTCAGCCGCTTTGCAGATGCAGCGAACATCGCGTTCAGTAATGTGGGACAGTAGACCGCCCTCTTCGGAACAACTTTGGCAAAGTGCTTGTCGCTATCG
Coding sequences within it:
- a CDS encoding Putative zn(2)Cys(6) fungal-type DNA-binding domain, fungal transcription factor, yielding MSRAQTRTNPCNICRLRHLKCDSNKSTCSNCRKSGVECTRGYSVRFRHTLNPSIQPDIGTGAARSEYSFANSQTWVRTTNRSFSFVDETEDVINIHASGPGQLVEEGYTNAYLGTPVQHESPPDYLALLSAASSPIPELTARRPALRSCASHNALSSHNNSRRHQRHTRSRRDANSTIQEAVQRVAGVHSHDGTPDSSAHSGASVPWEHLSLGAEIALDFPHIPFAFEPIDPQLEDTFAPDDRTYVETPLWPLRDRQEAFLYKYFVESLAPLFDMCDSDKHFAKVVPKRAVYCPTLLNAMFAASAKRLSRTMGVDGVIADRYHQRCLRSLIPALSSSTAVVDDNLLAAVVILRFTEEVDPGSMNLESHLMGTRILLAAQENAAEFSSLRLSAFWLALRQEIYMAFVQKRAVHPNFFPSIRKLLELGERDENAMDCSYANRVIAICATCLSHCYGRENHHRRSYMRLRDDLDAWWKGKPWYFEAMWTNPETKFLPEEQYITDAVVTGLQNYHLSRMLLIAHNPKAPRYGAPFRAMEGELKLAVRTVCGLAEANERTAPAYVNACLAIAMAGGRFTDREEQEELYRILVKTDRRLGWPTRAIQAQLREAWGWGDSPSPPRMPIAGILNACVRAAEAD